Proteins from a genomic interval of Capsicum annuum cultivar UCD-10X-F1 chromosome 4, UCD10Xv1.1, whole genome shotgun sequence:
- the LOC124898045 gene encoding uncharacterized protein K02A2.6-like: MRTGRPAKWQILLTEFNIVYVTRTTMKAQALADHIAENPIDDDYEPLKTYFPDKKVLCIDEVIIDVDPGWKVHGDLIHAPPAELQTISAPCSFIAWGMDVIGSIEPKASNGHRFILLAIDYFTNWVAKTFKSMTKKAVVAFVHVSIICRFGIPKVIVTDNAANLNSHLMQEVCQQFKIAYQNFTPYHPKANGVVETANKNIKKILRKMIQGSRQWHEKLPCALLGYHTTIHTSTGVTLYLLVYGTEAVVSAKVKIPSLRIVVEVEIDDD; the protein is encoded by the exons ATGCGAACAGGTCGAccggcaaagtggcaaatattgcttactgaGTTCAACATTGTATATGTTACTCGAaccaccatgaaagcccaagcttTGGCAGATCATATTGCTGAGAACcctattgatgatgattatgaaccATTGAAGACATATTTCCCTGATAAAAAGGTATTGTGTAttgatgaagtcattatagatgttgatccaggttggaag gtacacggtgatctgatacatgCTCCTCCTGCTGAGTTGCAAACGATATCTGCTCCATGTTCTTTTATAGCTTGGGGAATGGACGTTATTGGATCGATCGAACCAAAAGCATCAAACggacatagatttattttgttGGCCATCGATTATTTTACAAATTGGGTAGCGAAAACTTTCAAGTCAATGACAAAAAAGGCGGtggttgcttttgttcatgttagcatcatttgtagatttggcaTCCCAAAGGTGATCGTTACAGATAATGCTGCCAACcttaatagtcatttgatgcaagaggTATGCCAACAGTTCAAGATTGCTTATCAGAATTTCACTCCATATCATCCAAAGGCAAATGGCGTCGTAGAAACtgccaacaagaatatcaagaagatactacGAAAAATGATACAAGGATCCagacaatggcatgagaagttaccatgtgcattgctaggttatcatACTACCATTCACACTTCAACAGGGGTAACTCTATATTTATTAGtatatgggacagaagcagtcgtATCTGCAAAAGTTAAAATTCCATCTCTTCGAATTGTTGTGGAAGTAGAGATCGATGATGATTAG